The sequence CTTTCGAGCAAGACGTACGAGGGGTTGTCCACCATGCAGGCCAAGGTTGAACTCAAGCAGGAAATCGCGGACCGCCTGAACCAGATCATCGGCAACGGCGGGGTCCTACGGGTCTACATCACGGAAATGGTCATCCAATAGCACGCTTCTTGCTAGTTCCGTTGCGGGCCGTCCCGTTTTTGGCGGTCCGCCCGTGAATAACGAATTTAACGAGGTGAGCGACATGGCTGACGATCAGGATAAACTCGCACAGGAATGGGCCGACGCCCTGTTGGAAAGCGGCGACTCGGACGACGATCCGCTGGGGAACCTGGAAAACGTGACCGATCCCTCGGAAGCGGGCAGCGCCGACGTGGGCAACGACGACGAGGCCCTGGCCGACGAGTGGGCCGCCGCCCTGGCCGAAACCGAGCAGGACGAAGTCAGACACGAGAAGGAACAGGCCTTTTTGTCCACCCAGACCCACGACTACGAACTGACCGACATGGGGCCGGACTCCAAGGCCGGCAGCTCCTCGGGCAAGCGCGACCTGGACTTCATCCTGGACATCCCGCTGGAAGTCTCGGCCGAACTGGGCCGCACCAAGCTGTTGATCAACGAGCTGCTGCAGCTGGGCCAGGGCTCGGTTGTCGAGCTGAACAAGCTGGCCGGCGAACCGCTTGAGATCTACGTCAACGGCAAGCTGGTGGCTCGCGGCGAGGCCGTTGTCATCAACGAGAAGTTCGGCATCCGGCTGACCGACATCATCAGTCCCATCGAGCGGGTGAAGCAACTTGGCTAGCCCGGCTCCGATCGGCACCACAGCCGCTCCCATGCAGCTTCCGGCAGTGAATTCGGGAACCACAATCCTGACCACCGCCGGATACCTGTGCCTGCTGCTCGGCGTCATTTTTCTGGCCTACTGGCTGCTCAAACGGTTCGGCGTGCCCGGTGCGCTGACCAGCTCCGGCCCGAACGGCCCCAAGCTGGTCAACCGCCTGATGCTCGGCAACCGCCAATCCCTGGCCGTGGTCCGCTTCCGCGACAAGGACCTGCTGCTCGGCGTGACCGAGCACAACGTCACCCTGCTCGCAGAAGAAGAGGCCGCCCCGGAGCAGGAGCCCGTCGAGCGAAAGAGCTTCGCCTCGATGCTCAAGAGGAGCGTGGGCAGTGACTAGCCGCAAGGGAATCGTCACCCTGCTGACGGTGCTGGCCGCCGTCCTGATTCCGGCTCTGGCCTGGGCCCAGGCTCCGGTCATTCCCAAGCTGTCCATGGAGCTGGCCGCCGGGCAGGCGGACCCCCAGGAAGTTTCGACCCTGCTCGAGATCCTCTTCCTGCTGACCGTTCTGTCCATGGCTCCGGCCATCATGCTGACCATGACCTCCTTCACCCGGATCATCATCGTCTTCCATTTCATCCGGCAGGCCATGGGCACCCAGCAGATGCCCCCCAACCAGATTCTTTCGGCCCTGGCCATCTTCATGACCATGGTCATCATGTACCCGGTGGGCAAGACCATCAATGACACCGCGCTCCAGCCGTACATGGACGAGACCATCAATTTCACCGAGGCCCTGACCCGGGCCCAGGTTCCCCTGCGCGAGTTCATGTTCAAGCACACCCGCGAGAAGGACCTGTCCATCTTCTATTCCATCACCAAGGAACCGCGCCCCGAGAACAAGGACGAGGTGCCGACCATCATGCTGGTGGCCGCCTACACCATCTCGGAGCTGAAGACCGGTTTCACCATAGGCTTTCTGATCTACATCCCGTTCCTCATCCTGGACATGGTCGTGGCCTCGATCCTGCTGGCCATGGGCATGATGATGCTGCCGCCGGTCATGATCTCGTTGCCGTTCAAGATTCTCCTGTTCATTCTCATCGACGGCTGGAACCTGCTGGTGGGCTCGCTGGTCAATACCTTCCAGTGACCACGCACACCGTGTTGCCCGGGGAGTGGTCCGTCCTGCGGATGCCCCCTAACCTCAACCGCCCCGGCAAGGAGGGCCTGACATGACACCGGAATTCGTCGTCGGATTCGCCAGACAGGCCATTGAAATGACCCTGGTCATCTCCCTGCCCATGCTCGGCATCGGCATGGCCGTGGGCATATTCATCTCCATCATCCAGGCCGCCACCCAGATCCAGGAGATGACCCTGACGATGGTACCCAAGATCATCGCCATCTTCATCGCGCTGCTCCTGGCGTTCCCATGGATCATGGACAAGATGACGGCCTACACCACCAATCTCTTCCTCAATCTTCCCAATTATATCCGCTAATCAGCCGTCAGGCCGTTCCGCGTCTCCCGCCGCCCTCTCGAGTAGGGCAAAAGCTGTATTGCCTTCCCGTATAATTCTTGCCAAAAATCTTCCACCATATTAACAAGTATAAAGGTTAGCTAATCTAAACACATCATTCGATACAGACAGGACAAACAATGCAGCCCACCCGCACCGGACCGCTTCTTTCCCTCCTCCTGTTCTGTTTCGTCCTGACGACGCCATGCGGCGCCGCAAGTCCGTTCTTCAGCTCCGTCGATTTGTCCCTCCCGCCCGGTACCACGCTGGAGGTTGCCATCGGGCAGTTAACCCCGGCGGAATCTCCGGCATTAGTCAACATCATGGAGCCCGCCGACGGCGTGCTTATCCCGGTGGACGCGGCTTCGCCCATCTTCCGCTGGCAGGATGCCTCGTCCAAGACATGGCTGGTGACCTTGTCCGTCCAGGGCCGCGCCATCTGCAAAGGGCTGCTGAACACCCCGTATTGGGTGCCAGATCGCGCTCTGTGGAAGCACATCCGAACAACCGCCGGGGACAAACCCATCGAAGCCGAGATAGCGGGTCTGGGAACGGACGACCGGCTCGTTTCTTCAGGGCGGACATCCCTGTCCGTGTGCGACGAACCCGTGGCCGCGCGACTCTCGTTCCTGCGCAAACGGCTGCCCTTCCGCACGGCCCAGAAAAACCCGCACGACAGCCAGGTGGTGGTCGGCGATCTGAGGGACTACGGGCACCCGCGCATAGTCATGCAGGACGTGCCCATCTGCTTCAACTGCCACGCCTATTCCCTAGACGGGTCCACCTACGGCATGGACATGGACTACAAGGGCGACAAGGGCGGCTACGCGCTGGTGAACGTGACGGAGAAGGTTGCGGTTGATGATCGCGACGTGGTCTCCTGGAACAGCTACGTTCCTCCCAAGCCCGCCACCTACAGCATGGGGCTGTTCACCAGCCTTTCCCCGACCGGGCGTTACGCCGCCTCCACCGTGGGTGAGACCTCCGCCTTCGTCATGCTCGACGACCTCTTTTTCTCCCAGATGTTTTATCCGGCCACGGGGCAGGTCGCGATCTACGACGCCAAAACCGGTAGGGTCGCACCCTTGCCCGGCGCGGATGACGCCGAACACGTCCAGACCAACCCTGCCTTCACGCCCGACGGAACCCGTCTGGCCTTTGCCCGGACCGACGTGAATCCGGCACTGGTGGCCCGCATCAAAGCCGGGGAGTTGCGCAAGGAAGACCCGGGCCAGGACATCCGCGCGGTCAACGCCAAGTACCCCGTGCAGTTCGACCTCTGGGCCCTGCCCTTCAATGGGGGCAAAGGCGGCGCGCCCACACCGATCAAGGGTGCGTCCGGCAACGGCATGAGCAACTTCTTCCCCAAATATTCACCAGACGGCCGCTGGCTGGCCTTCACCCAGTGTGCAACCGGCCTGGTCCTTCAGCCCGACTCCAGAATCGTCATCGTCCCGGCACAGGGGGGCGAAGCGCATGTGCTCGAAGCCAACACCGGCTTGATGAATTCATGGCACACATGGTCGCCCAACTCGCGCTGGCTCGCCTTTTCTTCAAAGGGGAATTCTCCCTTCACCGAAATTTTCCTGACCCACATCGACGACAACGGGCATTCCAGCCCGCCGCTGCGGCTCTTCCGGTTCAGCCACGACGAGCTTGCGGCCATGGTCCCGGAGTTTGTTCCGGACCATGCAAAACACACACAAAAGGCCATGGTGCTCGCGGACCCGGAGGGGGCCTTGGGCGAGTCCATGGCCACGGACGGCAGATAGGGGAAGCGTTACTTTATTATTCAAGGAGACAGACATGGTAGGAGAAACAAGAGGACTGCGTTCGTGGATGGCCTGGGGGCTGGCGATGTGCCTGCTGCTGACCCCGGCCCTGGCCTGGGCATACGGCGGCGGAGGAGGCGACGTCGGCGGGAGCACCAGTAAGACCATTGAGCCCTGGACCCCGACCAAATTGAGCTCCATTTTCAAAAACGTCTCGCCTTCGGAGAAAAACACGCTGGTCAAGGCGTTCACCGGCTCGACCATCAGCAAACGCGAACTGCTGACCATCCGGCAGGTCTTCCTGGAAAAGGACTCTGCTGCCGCCAACAACGAGGCCGCCATGCTCGATGCCTGCGTCAAGACGCTGGAGGTCCTCGACAAGATGGGTGAGCTCTCCCAGACAGGTCTGTCCTTCGTCCCCGGCGTGGGTTGGGTCACCTCGGCGACCCTGAGCGCGGCGCGGGGCGGGGCCAATGCTTACCGCAACGGCCTCAGCAGAAGCGACATCGCCAAAGGCGTGGTTATCGGCGCCACCTCGTCGGCATTGATGAGCAAGTTTTCTCCCATGAACGCGGACAAGGCCTTCAACACGGCCAAGGCCGGAATCAGCCTCGCTCGAAACACGGTGAACTCCCAGGTCCGGACCAAGGCAATGGCCATCGCGGCCAAGGCCTTGGCCCGCTACGGCCTGAAAAAGACGGCTGAAGGCGAGATGGAAGCCCAGCTGGGCAAGAGAATGGAGGACCTGGCCAACTACCTGGGCGCACCCAACGTGGCGCAACAGCCCAGCTACGTGCCCGACCCGACCTACGATCCCATGTCCTCCGCTCCGGCCACCCCGGTGGCGGGCGGTACTCCGCAGCTCTAGGCCCGAGGCCCGAGACCGAACCAGCAACGAAAGGGGATACACACCCATGCGCAAATACGCCTTTTACTTCCTGCTGCTGTGCACCCTGGCCGTGGCCGCGGCCGGATGCAACATGCCCACACCGGAGTCCGCCGCCCTGAACCCGCCGCCGCCCAGGGAAGTGCCCGCGCCCAAGGTCATACCGGCAGCGCCAGCACAGAAACTCGATGACATCAAACTGGTGTCCGCCGCCCTCATCGAACGGCTGCGCGGAGGCCGGATCAGCGTTGACAACGTCACCATGGACCCCAACGGACAACATTCCGTGGGCGAACTCGACTTCAACTATGACGGATTCGACGTCAAGAATGTGGCCGTGACCGGTTACATCACCGCCGAACTGGGACCGAACCGGGTCCAGGCAATGCTTGAAGGCGTGATCCTGTTCAAGGATATGATCAACCGCCGTGCCGGCGTCTACTTCTGCACCCAGTACGTGGTCACCCCGAACAACATCAACATCACCAAGTCGGTGGTGGCCGGCATCCCGCCGGACTTCCCCAGGGTGGAGACCTACTTCGTCCCGGAACAGGCGTTCAAGGAAGCCGCTTCGGGCCTGACCAGCTACATGGACTACTACCTGTTCGCCATAGAGAACGCCGAGCCCATGACCTATGGTGAAGGCGACAGCAAAGTCGGTCTGTCCGGTGATTACTACATCCTGACCTTCTGCAAGGACCGTGTTTTCGAAGAGGCCTCCCTGGCCATGAAGATCACGGACCGGCCCTACGGCGCTGGCAAGAAGCTCGCAGACGCCATCTCCATCAACGACTCGGGCTGGCGCATTCTGGTGGCGGGCGGCAAGTTCGCGCCCGGCTCCTCGCGCTACAAGTTCTACGTGGGCGTGACCTACAAGCAGGAAGCCGAATCCTACCTGCCCGAGGTCGTGGTCGGCGAGTTCCTCAACGTGAAGAAGCCCTACGCACCGGCACCCGCCGCTCAGGCCGCCCCGGCCCAGTCCGCCGCGATGCAGTCCGCCGAAGGCCCCCTTGCCTCGGGCGCGCGCTTCCTCAATCCGGTCTTCCCGGAGGACGTGGAAGTCATCCAGGTCCGGCTGCATGAACTCGGCCTGTACAACTACAAGATCGATCGCGACTTCGGCCCGCTGACCCGTAAGGCGCTCGACACCTTCAACCAGCAGCATGGCCTTCCCACCGGCCAATGGTCCCTGGGCGTGCAAAAGGCCCTGTTCAAGGGCACCGGCCAATAGCACCGCGCGTCAAGGCCGGTTCGCCACGCCCGCCTGTCCCTTCCCGAAGCCCAGCCCCTGCGCGGCGGGAAGGGACGCCGGACGGAACGGCGGACCGGCCGCGCGGTACGACACCAACTTTTTGCCATAAGGACGGCATGATGCGCATCAAACTCATCGTCTTCGCCCTGTCCCTGCTCCTGTGCCGGGCCGTCACGGCCAACGCGGCCCAGGTAGAGGTCTACCTCGTGCCCATGGAGACATTCCGGACCATGCCCTACGATGTCTTCACCGACTGGAACGCCCTGCACCAACTGGCCGTGCGCAACGACGCGGCCATGACCGGCCAGAGCGACTCGCCCGGCGGCTGCATGGTCATGAGCTTTTTGGGCGGCACTCTGCCGCCGGACATCCGCTTCGAAGCTGTGGTCAAGGACCGCATGACCAAGGGCGACGCGCCCAAGAGCCAGGAGCGGTACATGGACTTCCAGGGCAGACGGGTGCACATGTTTGCCGCCCAGTCGTCCCCGGCCGGTTTTCTTGAACGGTTCTACATCAACTACTATTCACTGCCCGTAAACGGCGGCAAGCAGACACAGATTGCCCGCTGGGATCCCAAGGCAGGAGGCCCCGGGCCTGTGCCGCAGGCAGCTGCTCCAGCACCCCGTCCGGCCCCCGCGCCGCAGCCGCGAGCCAGCGCGGGCAACGACGTCATCGACCCCATGGCCGCTGCCGAGCCCGCCCCCTCGACCACGAACTACGCGCCCGCTCCGGCACCGGCACCCGCTCCCGCGCAAAACTATGCCCCGACCCCGGCACCTGCTCCCACGCCGAACTATGCCCCAACCCCGGCTCCCGCGCTTGCACCGGCTCCGGCTCCTGCTCCGGCAATGGCGCCCGCGCCTGCTCCGGCCATGGCTTCGGCCGCGCCTGCACAAGGTCCGCTTGAACGAGGCCTGGCCTTCCTTAACCCGGTCTTCCCGGACGACGTGGAACTGATCCAGAAACGCCTCAGGGAACTGGGCATATACAAGGGCCCCATCGACAAACGATTCGGCCCCCAAACCAAGCGGTCCCTGGATCACTATGCCGTGGGCCAGGGGTTCCCAAAGGGTCAATGGTCCCTGGGCCTGCAAAAGGCCCTGTTTCAGGGTACCGGCCTCTGATTCGTACTTCTCGCGACGTAAAGGGCGGCTTCCCGAAGCCGCCCTTTTTTATGCCCTCTTCATCCGCCCGCCGAAGGACCTGACCACGCGGGTGGTGACAAGCCGGGGGAAAGGGCTTAGAAATGGGGTACGGTGCGAACGCCGTGCAAAATCAAAACTGAACGAGTGCAAATGACCAAAACGACCCTTCCCCAAAGCCTGCCCGGATCCAAGCTGCGGGCGGCCATGGACCCGGCCACCATCCCCTACGCCACCAGCGCCGACGTTCCGGAGCGGAACGTCTACTCCAAGTTGCAGCCCCGTGCTATCCACGCCCTGTCCCTGGCGTTGGAGATCAAGGGCAACGAACACAACCTGTACGTGGCCGGTGAGCCGAACATGGGCCGCACCTATTTCGTGCGCTCGTTTCTCAAGCCTGCGGCGGCCAAGGCCGCCCCGCCGGCGGACTGGGTCTACCTGTACAATTTCGAGGACAGCGACAAGCCCATCGCCCTGTCCCTGCCCGCCGGTCGTGGCCGCAAGTTCAAGCTGGCCCAAACCAAGGCCATGACGCACATCCGCCAGGAGATTCCGGCCCGGTTCGAGAAGGACACCTTTCAGAAGAAGCACGAGCGCATCGTCAAGAAGTTCAACGCCAAGCGCGAGGAACTGTTCAACAAGATGGACGACACCGCCGAAAAGGAGAACTTTTCCCTGTCGCTGGACGACGAGGGCGTGCTGACCCTGTCGCCCATCGTGGACGGCGAGGTGGTCTCGGACAAGGATTTCGACAAGCTCAAGCCCGCTCAGCGCAAGAAGCTCAAGGCCAAGGGGGAGGAGTTGCTGGCCGGTGTCAGCTCCATCCTGCGCCAGATCAACCAGAACGAGATGGAGATGCGCGACTCCGAGAGCGCCCTGCAGCGCGAGACCGCCAAGACGGTCATGGAGGACTGCTTCAAGGAAGTCTCCGACAAATTCAAGGACATCGAGGGGCTGGCCGATTATTTCGAAGATCTGGTGGATGAGGTGGTCGACAACGTGGACCAGTTCATGCCACGCGACACCTCCCTGGCCGGATTGCTGCCCGAAGGCATGCCCACGGGCGAGGACTTCTTCACCCGGTTCGAGGTCAACCTGTTCGTGGACAACGGCAAGACCAAGGGCGCGCCCGTGGTGGTGGAAGACCACCCCACTCCGTTCAACCTGCTCGGCTCCAT is a genomic window of uncultured Pseudodesulfovibrio sp. containing:
- the fliN gene encoding flagellar motor switch protein FliN: MADDQDKLAQEWADALLESGDSDDDPLGNLENVTDPSEAGSADVGNDDEALADEWAAALAETEQDEVRHEKEQAFLSTQTHDYELTDMGPDSKAGSSSGKRDLDFILDIPLEVSAELGRTKLLINELLQLGQGSVVELNKLAGEPLEIYVNGKLVARGEAVVINEKFGIRLTDIISPIERVKQLG
- the fliO gene encoding flagellar biosynthetic protein FliO, whose amino-acid sequence is MQLPAVNSGTTILTTAGYLCLLLGVIFLAYWLLKRFGVPGALTSSGPNGPKLVNRLMLGNRQSLAVVRFRDKDLLLGVTEHNVTLLAEEEAAPEQEPVERKSFASMLKRSVGSD
- the fliP gene encoding flagellar type III secretion system pore protein FliP (The bacterial flagellar biogenesis protein FliP forms a type III secretion system (T3SS)-type pore required for flagellar assembly.), which gives rise to MELAAGQADPQEVSTLLEILFLLTVLSMAPAIMLTMTSFTRIIIVFHFIRQAMGTQQMPPNQILSALAIFMTMVIMYPVGKTINDTALQPYMDETINFTEALTRAQVPLREFMFKHTREKDLSIFYSITKEPRPENKDEVPTIMLVAAYTISELKTGFTIGFLIYIPFLILDMVVASILLAMGMMMLPPVMISLPFKILLFILIDGWNLLVGSLVNTFQ
- the fliQ gene encoding flagellar biosynthesis protein FliQ, encoding MTPEFVVGFARQAIEMTLVISLPMLGIGMAVGIFISIIQAATQIQEMTLTMVPKIIAIFIALLLAFPWIMDKMTAYTTNLFLNLPNYIR
- a CDS encoding peptidoglycan-binding domain-containing protein, encoding MRKYAFYFLLLCTLAVAAAGCNMPTPESAALNPPPPREVPAPKVIPAAPAQKLDDIKLVSAALIERLRGGRISVDNVTMDPNGQHSVGELDFNYDGFDVKNVAVTGYITAELGPNRVQAMLEGVILFKDMINRRAGVYFCTQYVVTPNNINITKSVVAGIPPDFPRVETYFVPEQAFKEAASGLTSYMDYYLFAIENAEPMTYGEGDSKVGLSGDYYILTFCKDRVFEEASLAMKITDRPYGAGKKLADAISINDSGWRILVAGGKFAPGSSRYKFYVGVTYKQEAESYLPEVVVGEFLNVKKPYAPAPAAQAAPAQSAAMQSAEGPLASGARFLNPVFPEDVEVIQVRLHELGLYNYKIDRDFGPLTRKALDTFNQQHGLPTGQWSLGVQKALFKGTGQ
- a CDS encoding peptidoglycan-binding domain-containing protein; this translates as MRIKLIVFALSLLLCRAVTANAAQVEVYLVPMETFRTMPYDVFTDWNALHQLAVRNDAAMTGQSDSPGGCMVMSFLGGTLPPDIRFEAVVKDRMTKGDAPKSQERYMDFQGRRVHMFAAQSSPAGFLERFYINYYSLPVNGGKQTQIARWDPKAGGPGPVPQAAAPAPRPAPAPQPRASAGNDVIDPMAAAEPAPSTTNYAPAPAPAPAPAQNYAPTPAPAPTPNYAPTPAPALAPAPAPAPAMAPAPAPAMASAAPAQGPLERGLAFLNPVFPDDVELIQKRLRELGIYKGPIDKRFGPQTKRSLDHYAVGQGFPKGQWSLGLQKALFQGTGL